The genomic interval ATGACATCGGCCGCCACCACGTGGGCCCGGACGATCTCCTGCTGCTTCTTCAGAAACTCGGCCGACGCCTCTCGGGCGTAGCCGCCGGAATCCTGCATCGAGGCGTCGGTGGGCACGTCGATGAACTTGCCGCCGAGCGACTCGACCTGCTCCTTCACCGCCGGACGAACATCGGACACCTCGACGACGGCGCCGAGGCGCTTCGCCGTGGCGATCGCCTGCAATCCCGCGACGCCCGCGCCCATGATGACGACCTTGGCGGGTTTGAGCGTGCCGGCCGGGGTCATCATGAGCGGAAAAATCCGGCCCAGCTTTTCGGCGGCGACCAGCACGGCTTTATAGCCGGCCAGATTCGCCTGCGAGGACAGCGCATCCATCTTCTGCGCGCGGGTAATGCGGGGCAGCAGATCGAGCGCGAACGCCGTGATCTTGCGCCGCGCCAGAGTCTTCACGGTCTCGATATTTTCCCGTCCCCACAGGTAGCTGATGAGAATCGCGCCTTCGCGGGGCAAGTCGGCCTCGAATGCATGAGCCCCTTCGTGAAAGGCGGGCGGATGGAACTTGAGCACCACATCGGCGTTGGCGTAAGCCGCGACGACGTCGGTCACGATCGAGGCGCCCACGTCGACGAAGTCCTTGTCGGGAATGGAGGATCCGAGCCCCGCGCCGGACTCGATCTGAATCGTGAACCCGTCCTTGACCATCCTCTTGACGGTCTCGGGCACCGCGGCGACACGCGTCTCGCCCGGACGCACTTCTTTTGGAATGAAGATCGTCGGCATGATTGGCGTTCCCCTTGGAAAGCGAGATTGGAACCGGAAGTCGGAAGACGCGGCAGGCGCCGCGCGAAGCCGGATTTACACCACGCCCCCCGCGATGTCAACGAAAAACGGCCCCAAATCGGGACCGTCCACGCGCAC from Deltaproteobacteria bacterium carries:
- a CDS encoding Re/Si-specific NAD(P)(+) transhydrogenase subunit alpha, producing MPTIFIPKEVRPGETRVAAVPETVKRMVKDGFTIQIESGAGLGSSIPDKDFVDVGASIVTDVVAAYANADVVLKFHPPAFHEGAHAFEADLPREGAILISYLWGRENIETVKTLARRKITAFALDLLPRITRAQKMDALSSQANLAGYKAVLVAAEKLGRIFPLMMTPAGTLKPAKVVIMGAGVAGLQAIATAKRLGAVVEVSDVRPAVKEQVESLGGKFIDVPTDASMQDSGGYAREASAEFLKKQQEIVRAHVVAADVIITTALVPGKPAPKLITDDMVADMHAGTVIVDLAAERGGNCTLTKPGETIVRGGVTIIGTLNLAATVPTHASDMYAKNLMGVVQNIYKKAELNLSFEDEINAGAIVTHGGEIRIPAIAELVGGGGKA